A stretch of Pirellulales bacterium DNA encodes these proteins:
- a CDS encoding glycosyltransferase: protein MSPRPLNVTFLATSLPVGGAETLLVNLVRGLDRTRFAPEIVCLKEPGPLGELLAAELPVHSRLLASKYDLRVLPRLIRLLRCRRADAVVTVGAGDKMFWGRIAARLAGVPVVASALHSTGWPDGVGRLNRMLTRWTDAFIGVADAHADFLVDFEGFPRAKVHCIYNGVDTARFAPRDATAMRASLGIAPETPVVGILAALRPEKNHELFLRGAKRILAERPAARFLVVGDGPCRAGLESLVAELEIAPSVSFLGSRSDVPELLAAIDVLALTSHNEASPVSILEALACGKPVVAARVGSVAETVVDGATGLLFPAGDESAFVVATLKLLADDQLRASLGAAGRELVESRWSLAGMIAGYQRLIESIYESKALPRRESSSNVSTWPSATLRNMHRT, encoded by the coding sequence ATGTCCCCTCGCCCCTTGAACGTGACGTTCCTCGCCACGAGCCTTCCCGTCGGGGGCGCGGAGACGCTGCTCGTGAACCTCGTGCGCGGGCTTGATCGCACGCGGTTCGCCCCGGAGATCGTCTGCCTGAAAGAGCCCGGCCCGCTCGGCGAGCTGCTCGCCGCGGAGCTGCCGGTCCATAGCCGGTTGCTCGCGTCGAAATACGACCTCCGCGTGCTGCCGCGGTTGATCCGGCTGCTCCGTTGTCGCCGAGCCGACGCGGTCGTCACCGTCGGCGCCGGGGACAAGATGTTCTGGGGCCGCATCGCCGCGCGACTTGCGGGCGTGCCGGTCGTCGCGTCGGCGCTCCATAGCACCGGCTGGCCCGACGGGGTCGGGCGGCTTAATCGCATGCTCACCCGCTGGACCGACGCCTTCATCGGGGTGGCCGACGCGCACGCCGACTTCCTGGTCGACTTCGAGGGCTTCCCCCGCGCGAAGGTCCACTGCATTTACAACGGCGTCGATACGGCCCGCTTCGCCCCGCGCGACGCGACCGCCATGCGCGCCTCGCTGGGCATCGCTCCGGAAACGCCGGTCGTGGGAATCCTCGCCGCGCTGCGGCCGGAGAAAAACCACGAGCTGTTCCTCCGCGGCGCCAAGCGGATTCTGGCCGAGCGCCCCGCCGCGCGGTTCCTCGTCGTCGGCGACGGACCTTGCCGCGCGGGGCTGGAGTCGCTGGTCGCGGAGTTGGAGATCGCCCCGTCGGTCAGCTTCCTCGGCTCGCGGAGCGACGTCCCGGAGTTGCTCGCCGCGATCGACGTGCTGGCCCTCACCTCGCACAACGAAGCGAGCCCGGTGTCGATCCTCGAGGCCCTCGCTTGCGGCAAACCGGTCGTCGCCGCGCGGGTCGGCTCGGTCGCCGAGACGGTCGTCGACGGCGCCACGGGGCTGTTGTTTCCTGCGGGGGACGAGTCGGCGTTCGTCGTCGCCACGCTCAAGCTTCTGGCCGACGACCAGTTGCGGGCCAGCCTTGGCGCCGCGGGACGCGAGCTCGTGGAATCGCGATGGTCGCTCGCCGGGATGATCGCCGGTTACCAGCGGCTGATCGAGTCGATCTACGAGTCCAAGGCGCTTCCGCGACGCGAGTCGTCGTCAAACGTCTCGACCTGGCCCTCCGCCACGCTACGAAATATGCACCGGACCTGA